A region from the Hydra vulgaris chromosome 10, alternate assembly HydraT2T_AEP genome encodes:
- the LOC136086067 gene encoding uncharacterized protein LOC136086067, whose translation MQVAILKNNDHEKKLAALLLENGKAKIIVSASIHLLNEFDIRELIKVLPYISNARWNSRKIIALLAFILLPEYRQQQQPACIFITREWMNIWFSNHYCNRTSYEVLLAAVNQTMPFSFKKRNKRREIPRDVILRALEEVSKGGKIKTTAIKYDIPRSNLQRYIKQGGAVKDISSKFISSQIFMKDEEEKISEYLVTLFKLNHGMSKLKARELVYEYATDINKKIPDNWTEKKLASNDWLRGFFKRQPHLSIRTPEATSLSRATSFNKKNVRDFFENLKTVYERHCFGPESIYNIDETGLSTVQRTQKVIALRGTKQVGQVTSAERETLVTVCCGINALGNSIPPFFIFPRVNFKTYMLNDAPVGSDGAAHPSGWMTAPCFLKYIHHFAKHAKPTPSSPVLLLLDNHESHISVPVLDFCKESGIVLMTFPPHCSHKLQPLDLNVYGPLKTYYNTFVTDWMVSNPGKTVTIYEIPKLAAKAIPLAFKLQNIQTGFKNLAFGHSIQTFSLMKILFVLL comes from the exons ATGCaagttgcaattttaaaaaacaatgatcACGAAAAAAAGTTGGCAGCTTTGCTATTAGAGAATGGCAAAGCCAAAATAATTGTGTCAGCATCAATTCATTTATTGAATGAATTTGATATACGGGAACTAATAAAA gttCTTCCATATATTAGTAATGCAAGATGGAATTCAAGAAAAATTATAGCATTACtggcatttattttattaccagAATATCGACAGCAACAGCAACCAGCATGCATTTTTATTACTCGTGAATGGATGAATATCTGGTTTTCCAATCACTATTGTAATAGAACAAGCTATGAAGTTTTATTAGCTGCAGTTAACCA GACAATGccgttttcatttaaaaaaagaaataaacgaCGTGAAATACCTAGAGATGTTATTTTGCGCGCATTGGAAGAGGTTTCTAAAGgaggaaaaattaaaactactgCGATTAAATATGATATACCCAGGTCTAACCTTCAAAGATACATAAAACAGGGTGGCGCTGTGAAAGATATTTCTTCTAAATTTATATCATCCCAAATATTCATGAAagatgaagaagaaaaaatttcagaatatcttgtaacattatttaaactaaacCATGGAATGTCAAAACTGAAGGCACGTGAATTGGTTTACGAATACGCCactgatattaataaaaaaataccagaCAACTGGACAGAGAAGAAACTTGCATCCAATGATTGGCTAAGgggattttttaaaagacaacCTCATCTTTCGATAAGGACACCAGAAGCTACCAGTCTCTCACGTGCCACAAGtttcaataagaaaaatgtcagagatttttttgaaaatcttaaaactgtatatgaACGGCATTGCTTCGGCCCTGAGTCTATTTACAATATAGACGAAACTGGATTATCAACAGTACAAAGAACCCAGAAAGTGATTGCTCTCAGAGGCACTAAGCAAGTTGGGCAAGTAACGTCAGCTGAAAGAGAGACACTTGTAACGGTTTGCTGCGGTATTAATGCATTGGGTAACTCAATACCACCCTTTTTCATATTCCCACGGGTTAATTTCAAAACATATATGCTAAATGATGCACCTGTTGGTTCAGATGGAGCAGCACATCCTTCAGGGTGGATGACAGCaccatgttttttaaaatatatacaccaTTTTGCAAAACACGCAAAACCAACGCCTTCCTCACCAGTTCTATTGCTGCTGGACAATCACGAGAGCCATATTTCAGTACCAGTTcttgatttttgtaaagaatCAGGCATTGTTTTAATGACTTTCCCACCGCACTGCAGCCATAAACTGCAACCCCTAGACCTGAATGTCTATGGACCactcaaaacttattataacaCTTTTGTAACAGATTGGATGGTAAGCAATCCTGGCAAAACCGTAACAATTTATGAAATCCCAAAATTAGCAGCAAAAGCCATCCCACTTGCATTCAagttgcaaaatattcaaacaGGATTTAAAAACCTGGCATTTGGCCATTCAATTCAAACATTTTCTCTGATGAAGATTTTGTTTGTTCTTCTATAA